The genomic DNA ttgttttcattttctgtcaccaatatgttaaaaaaaaaattaagtaattttTTCTCATGCTGCCATTTGTGTTGCATATATCTCTATGTTTTTctaatagtatttttattagatatgtAAAGATCACTACCAATTAAAGGTGCATCTTTCTGGCAGATTTGGATACATTGTACAAATGAAAGACAATGTAATagtcaaatatatatgaattgcATACCTTATATTGATTGAATAAGAAgattatgaaaagttacaaaaatggtataattgaaattcaaatataaaataaaataaaattaattttaatattaatttttggtatGTAATATTCCATTATAAATACTTGACTATTTTCATTCTGAAAACATCAATCCTTATTTTATCTTCtcaaatttcattaaaaatggtGAAGAAAAGTAAAGGTCGTCAAAAGATAGAGATGGTCAAAATGAAAAACGAAAGTAACCTTCAAGTTACTTTTTCGAAAAGAAGATCTGGACTTTTCAAGAAGGCTAGTGAGCTTTGTACACTTTGTGGTGCAGAAATCGCCATAATTGTGTTCTCACCCGGTCGAAAGgtcttttcttttggtcatCCGAGTGTTAAATCTGTGATTGATCGATTTTTAAACAATAACCCACCAGCTCCTCACcaacacaacaacatgcaactCAGTGAAGTCCACAGAAATTCTGTTGTTCAGGATCTGAATATCCATTTGACTCAggtattttttttgaaaagtccaattgattttttttttgttttttatatttttaataataaaattttagttacatgataatttattttttgtcaaccacaCATTAATGATTGGTAGCCTAAGCAGGAGAGAGATAACGATAGTTtcttaaatttgaatattataaatatataaaaaaaattctgcacataaataattaaatattaaacactaaaaagttgattttttcATAATTCTAATAGATCTATATGCTCATAACAGGTCACTAAAAATTCTAGTGAGATATTATAGAATCATATGGCATGAAAACTAATGACATAATTAGTGgtcttattttatatatacatatatatatatatatatatattgtgcttttaatattattttctatatagtTATTTTTCGAATATATATTGCGCTTTTTAATACAGGTAAAATAAAGttgtaaaacttatttttcaaaaataattctaattatACTCTATTGTTTATGTCTACTAAGATATTTCAAAATGCACAGCTTTTTAGGGGGCTAACACTAGTTAATATTTGCAGCTGTTGGGCCAACTAGaatctgagaagaagaagactgaagaGCTGAggaaaataagagagaagacaaaagcCGATGGACATTGGTGGGAAGATCCCGTTGAAGGACTTGCGTTTAATCAACTCAGTGAATTCAAAGGTCATCTTGAGAGTTTGAAGAAGATAGTTACACAGGAAGCTTCCAAATTTTTTCAGGCAACAGTTCCAAACTTTTATGTGGGAAGCTCTAGCAATGCTCCTTTTGGGCTTGATGATGGGAGTCATATCCGCCATGATATGGACATGTTTAGTCAAAGAAGAATGGTGGACATAAATGCCTTCAACTACAACCAGAACCCGATTCACCCTAATCTTGCTTTACAGTTTGGATACAATAATCATGGTAACATCAACGAAGGGTTTGTTCAGGAGTACAATATGAACTACAGACAAGAGTATAATCCAaaccacaaccaaaaccaaaaccagagtTTTAAGAGAGAAAGCATCTCTGAATATGAATATCATCATGGTCAAGGTCAAGGACCTCAAGGTCATCCTCCACACTCTAGGTCTGGTTACTAATAATCCTTTTGTTATGTGATCCAATTAAAAACGTGCTTTAGGTCATCTTTATGTCTTGTTGttatgttgtgttgttgttgttgttttttttttttttttttttttttttttttttNtttttgtttctttgttgtgttgtttctttacagaattatgttgtttttttaattcttaattaAAGAGTAATGGAATAAACATTAGAATATCTGATTTTGTTTCTGAAACACCAGATTTGGCCCTGGATATTTGTCTCACTTGTGCATTTTGTGTAATTGCTGAATtcttaaaaaaagaatgatTGTAACTATATAATCAATCATGTAATATCTGTTTAGAAATAAACTTGCAATTtcgtcttttaaaaaaattgcaaataaaAGCATCATGAAAATTTTAATGGCACtattttatcaactaaaaaggTACATACATCCCACGTATTTTGGTACATTGTATCAAATAAAATGACagattacaatatttttatcttttatttcattccttagaataataaatatagagatTATGAAATATtcctaaaataatataattgaattctaatatagaaaaatataaaaaaaatgaattataattttcttgaaaatataaTACATTGAGAGTTTaagtagatttttttaaaaatagaaaaaaatcaaataaaataaagtcacataattttatttaa from Camelina sativa cultivar DH55 chromosome 2, Cs, whole genome shotgun sequence includes the following:
- the LOC104756694 gene encoding agamous-like MADS-box protein AGL62, encoding MVKKSKGRQKIEMVKMKNESNLQVTFSKRRSGLFKKASELCTLCGAEIAIIVFSPGRKVFSFGHPSVKSVIDRFLNNNPPAPHQHNNMQLSEVHRNSVVQDLNIHLTQLLGQLESEKKKTEELRKIREKTKADGHWWEDPVEGLAFNQLSEFKGHLESLKKIVTQEASKFFQATVPNFYVGSSSNAPFGLDDGSHIRHDMDMFSQRRMVDINAFNYNQNPIHPNLALQFGYNNHGNINEGFVQEYNMNYRQEYNPNHNQNQNQSFKRESISEYEYHHGQGQGPQGHPPHSRSGY